AGACAGTCATGCTGGTGGAAATTAATGATAGCCtgtgaccaaaaaaaaaaaaaaagaggagttGGACTAATCGTACGTATACCAACACCACATGAATGCAAAATAGTCAATGCTTTAAATCCAACGTATATTTTTTTGGGCAACTTTAGCTTACTTTCTAGTGGTAGCTATTAGGGCTGGGTTCCGATTCTGACAAAGTTGGAGTGCTCGTTTCTGACCTctgactccgacaagagtcggagccaaattggagctccgactctgactccgatcgaaggtcggagctccgacataagatcggagctcgacgtgcgctcgacgtggcgctcgagtgaaactctttcagagaggttcgctagACTTctgctcgacatgtcgctctaGCGAATCTCTCTgaaagaggttcgctcgacttccgctcgacatgtcgatcgagccaatgttcaatacaacgtgtgctcgacacctcgctcaagcgcaagtgtacagtaaaaaaaatttcagagtcggaatcggagcttcttggagctccaactccgaatagatattcggagctactccgaattccgactccgaattccgatgacaccgacgaagtcggagtcggagcggaagtcAGACGGAGTCGAAATTTtcgaaattttgcacacccctagtaGCTATGGAGTGAGGTCACAAGACGCatcaccattatatatatatatatatgtcaatgaTTGATggtaatatttaaatgtgtattgaagatttgaaattgaaaaaaactGGTAAAGCGTTTGGCATGCCCAGCAATCAACATTTTTGGTCCTATGTTCATAATTCTCCCCCACTGCTGTTTTattcataaaccaaaataatttgGGGCATTTTGAAATGGTACATATATGTATAATGAATCCAATAATGACAGTAGTACATAATGATCTGTTTCGTGTTAGATACAAATAATTGAACTTTTAGTAAATGAATTTGTGGGGACTTGAAGCTAAAGCATGTCCTAGGATGCTTGTTCAGTACTGACccataatcaaaacagattcCCAGTGGGGGGAAAGTGATAGAAAAATATACCAATTGGGTAAGCAATATATAAAAGATCGTAGCTTGCAGCACACAATTTTTAATGCGATCAAGTTCTAATAGATGCTTTTTGAAGTGTGGGGAAAGCGAAATAAAtccaatccttttttttttttttttcctttccaatgGTATTTCAAACAATATTCTTTTCACTTGTGGGCATCTAGAAATTCCTTCTAATCATGATTATACGTCTAGACCCCTTTTTCCTACGTATGGAAATGGAAAGCGCACCACTACCACCCTACCATGCATGCCATCCAAATCGATCGTCATGCCGATATCATTCGGGAAATAGTGGTGCTTGCAAAAAACCAACccccaaaaaatattcaaatcgtTTTGAAATAAGCATATATGCTTATGTAGTTATGTGGTTGCATGTTTTAGGGGTGCAAAGAAGGGGGAGAAACCGTCGATCGGTCTCGACATAACTCCGGTTGGTTCGTCGGCGTCTTCGATGGCGATAGAGGTGGCTATGATTTGAGAGAGATGATGCCATGAGCCGTGAGGtgtgatttgagagagagagagagagagagatgactaTGTGTGTCATGAGCAATgctttgaataccgtaccggacaccgtaccggtcaagacactggaacgaaatatttcggtaccagtaccgtttcgggatagtgtttcgggataacgtttcgggatagtcgatctataaataaattatatatataaatatatataaaaattatattctaaaataatagtctatatataaataaattatatacaaatacatatatatatataaattataaatagtctagtctgaattgagggttaaaaaataagtttgtagtttgaaaaaacgaaaaaaaaaaaaaaaacataggccgaaatatcggccggtaccggccgaaatataggccggtacaggccgaaatttaggtaccggccggtacggaacaagtataatacctgtaccggccggacggccgaaacgaaaaatttcggccgtaccggccggtacggtacgaaatttaaaactgtggTCATGAGACACTAAGAGAGGTGGTTAATGCAGcgccatgagagagagagattgagagaaagGAGGGGACGGTGCTATGAGTGTAAATTGTGATGTGAAAtcagaaaggagaaaaaagaaatgaggaagaagaaggatgtGGCGTGTGTTTAAACCCTAAAGTGAAATGGCACCATTTAAGCCAAATGATGCcgtttcttttatatatattttttagacatTAAGTCTCAAAATGACGTTgtttcactcatttaagtgaaacggcgtcgtttcatatatgtataatttttttttaaaaaaatctttaaagtATCAGTTGATTCAGCGGTTCGGTCTAGGCTCAAACCGGAACTAAACTTTTGGACATCGATTTTGGCCAAATTCAACCACATTTTGACCGATTCTATGCCGGTTTCAGTTGATTTCGAGCTCTGGTGGCCGGTCTGAGTTGGTTCCGATCGGTTTTTTGATTTCTTGTACAACCCTAGCATGTTTCATCATTTTGACACCACTATTGCATGAGAATACCCAATTTAAATGTGTTACTATTAACATTAGGGGTGACAATTCATTTTCCAGATTtgatcttataataaaaattaaaatctgtatttattagtagtcacaaagtcacaatatctaaaaataaataaatagactatttactaataaaaatattgatattttttagatttaaacttttaataaaatcaatattacaagctcgatattaacaaatatgagtataggtTTGGAATTATAAtcctaacaataaaaatataagcatattaaaaacataccaatattacaatccaacaacaaaaaaagtatGATTATGAGTAAAAATCTAAACGGATCATAATGGATTGGTTTCATATTAAACACGTTAACTCATTAATGACCcgttttataaattatgatttaacatatcaacttattttattccgaattcattaatattaaatCTAAACTCACTAATTTTGTATCACATTTACGGTGGATTCACGAAATATATCACATGTTTCGTCTTCTAATTAGCACAAATTATTCTCTCCTTAGGGTGGGGGGAGAGGAGCTGGATCACCTACCTACCTACCTATTGAGTcactttaattttgttttaaatggtgTTTTAAAATTGCATGGAAAAGCGTAATCGGTGATGAAATGGATTTGATGGGTGGAATTAGATTTAGGATAATGGTCCTGTAAAATCACCAGTATGGGGGAGAGAACCTGCATGCAAATTAACATGGGATTATTATCATTAGTCAAGAGTCAGAGAAAAAGGGAGACAGGAAGCATACTaaggaaaaagtgaaaaaaataaagataaaaataaaaataaagatcaagAAACGAGTGAGAAGGCGGTCCCTCCACTAATAAACGTGTTTATTAAATCTCTCGGGAAACTGACGTTAATGgagagatttttttataaagatgaAAGACATCCAATAAGGGGTTGcacaatgcatgcatgcatgcatgctagctagctagctgcatttAACTTTTGACCGCTCTGACTCTTTCGTACTCCAGAGTGGTTCACCATATTCTTATCGAACCCAACGTTTTAGTCAAAGTTCGATTCTACATTATCTGTTTAGTAGTGCTATTTAAAGgtttttatctcatctatcATGTATATGATATGGTTTGATTTATCACCGTCAACTTTTCTCATACTTGGGGTTTGGTGTTGGGGGTTAAAATTGCTGAGTTTGGGATTGGGGGTCAGCATCTCTTTGAAGCCACATGGGTGTGTGTCCCAACCCACAAGCAAAGGAAAAAGGAATGCAGATATGGTGAAATTTTCACTGGCAATATGACAATATTAATGTACCAAAAAGCATAGTAGTAGATGGTCACTAGATTCTccaagtgagagaaaaaaattgtcaCATGATTAAAGCTACAAATGATCTTtcacttgtttcttttttttttaactctgtTTTTCTAAGTATTCGATTTCTTGAAGTAtgataaccttttttttttttttttttaagaaaaaaagccTGGTTtgatttcttatataaaaatatattttataaattagtttattaaCATGCAAATATGTAGAACCCTTCCATatcaattaacaaaaaaatattagtatcttgttttttgtttttttctttataaatataatgatcttacaataaataattcgtctatttgtaaataatagaatttttctttttcgttgTAACTCTATGATTTATTCCCGGCAAGTAAGTATAATTTCCACATAAACAATTACTCTAATTCCATATTTTATTCCTGATAATTATGGACTTCAATGGCAATGACTATTCATAACtcaactggttttttttttttttttttttaactttattcaGTAGGAGCTGTTGTTTAACATCACAATCCTGGAATAATAGACACGAAGTATAATGACTGGAATTCGGAATTAGTTGGGAAATTGAATGCTCAAATCGGTTTGTATtcataatctattttaatttatctcaatttattttattattatttatcaattttaatttacaaattttataactatttacGATCTATATTATTACCATTTACAATTCATCTTAAAAACTAAACGACACTGAGAGTCGGATCTGCACTGGCGCACAGACTCGTCCAACTATTTTAAAAAGCCCTCACAGCACaccgtgagagagagagagagagagagtagaaagaaaataaaacaagtacATTGACAGAAGCTAAGATCTCTGCAACCGTTAACAGAAAACAAAGTGgcagaggaaaagagagagaaataaaaagatttcGTGCTGTGGTGTTCGTTTGGTATGGCTCTGGTTCTTAAACACTAACGACCAGTGCTCACTGTTCTGCAAAAGTTCCTCCTTAATTCCCCCTTACAGGAGGTGCCCCTTTTTTGTCAGATCTCGACTCTCGAAGCCTAGGATTCAAGCCCCAAGAAGCAACTACTGGGTCTTGTTCTTCTACGCGGAGTCCAACTCAAATTTTCCCTTTCAAGAGAGTGCCCCTCCCTGCAGTGTTTATTGGTTTATTTTCTGTCTTGTTTATTAAATCATGCCTGCTCTTCAGATAAAGTTACAATTGATGGGATGGTaggtgagtgagagagagaaaacattGTGTGACAATTAAGGCACTGCCAATCTTGGAATTGGGTGAACTTTTTGAGAGTTTAATACATTGCAAATTTGTAACTTCCGTGGGCAAAGCTGTAACTGACGGCCTAGCCAATACGAGTGGCACCGTTGCCGTCCTTTGTTCGAAAGGGAAAACGAGACGAGCACTTAACTCTCTCTTTCTAAGGAGTTAAAGAAGGCAACGGATTGCGGACTGTCATACATTTGTCACGAAGAGTCTCTTGCTTACTCTGCTTGTGCTATTATAAATCCCCTCCTCAAGCCTCTAGTGCAGAGCCAAAGAGACCGAGATTTGGTATCTTTATTTGCATGGCAATAAATGATTTCTTTCAAGAATAttcttgggttttatttttgagattttccTGACTTATTTATAAGCTGTATGTTGCAGATCTACTTCGTCTGTAAGAAATGTTACCTCAGAAACATGCGGAGGAGGCCATGGTCTCGAGCTTCAACTTGACTGAGCGTGATGacagagaggaagagaaggcAGACGAGTCGGGTTTGGGCCTCAAAAGCTTTCTCTGGCATGGTGGTTCTGTCTATGATGCATGGTTCAGCTGTGCATCCAACCAggtataggaaaaaaaaaaaattcaagccaTAAGTTggattcataaaattattttttcaatcagTTTTGTCTGAGAAAGATTTTACTGATTTTGgtcttttgttttggttttacaGGTGGCTCAGGTTCTGTTAACGCTGCCATACTCTTTCTCTCAAATGGGTATGCTTTCAGGGATTATACTGCAGGTCTTTTATGGTCTGCTTGGAAGCTGGACTGCTTATCTGATTAGTATTCTATACGTTGAGTACCGAAGCCGAAAGGAGAAAGAGAATGCCAGCTTCAAGAACCATGTCATCCAGGTAAGCATTTAAAGAACACCGTCACACTGTACAATTTCATGCAACTCAAATTTATCTGAATTTcagtataaaaaagaaatgaattgttCTTTTGTGTATCTATGGACAGTGGTTTGAAGTGCTCGATGGTTTACTTGGTCCGTACTGGAAAGCCGTTGGGTTGGCCTTCAACTGTACCTTCCTCCTCTTCGGATCTGTTATCCAGCTCATAGCTTGTGCAAggtcttcttctttcttttctcaaacTTGGCTTTCCATCTTTGCCTATGGATTTGTAGTTTCAAGGCGATAATAAGATTTGGGTTATGTTTATTACTAAAAATTCGTGCTTTTACGTGTGATTAATTATACAGTAATATATACTACATAGACGACCATCTGGACAAGAGGACATGGACGTATATCTTTGGAGCTTGTTGTGCCACCACTGTGTTCATACCCTCATTCCACAACTACAGGATTTGGTCCTTCCTTGGGCTGGGAATGACCACCTACACTGCTTGGTATTTGACCATTGGAGCCCTTGTTAATGGCCaggtacaaaaaattaaatgaagaaCATTTCCCATGAGCCTCTTCCTTCTTTGTGTGCGctttatttaattaaagcttCCCTTTTTCACTCttatattgtatttatatttatatttatatttatatattactgGTTTACAGGCAGAGGGTGTAACGCACAGTGGCCCAACAAAGTTGGTTTTGTATTTCACAGGCGCCACCAATATACTGTATACTTTCGGCGGGCACGCCGTCACCGTGTGAGTTTGACCATATcctaattttttaaagtaacgCATGCTGCTATATTCTTCTCTGAACATTCAGAGAGATTAAAAAAGGGTAAAATTTATTGCTCGGTGATCTTCTGCTCGAAAGCTTCTACATgccataaatgggttttgcgGAAAAAGACAAAATCACGATCGAATTATTTTATTAGCTCCATTAATGTCCTACGTGTAGTTAAGTTAACCTAGATGGTTATGcaaggaaaatactttattttttggttgattTCCAAAATATGCTCTGTTGTTTCGAGTAGGTAACAAGAGTGAGTGAGGTTCCCTCATTTTATAAACGAAGAAGTTTCAGCATAAGTTTTGGTTACTCTATACTTGGACCATGTGGCGATGTACTTGGTCTTTCACAACTCTTAAGTCCGTCTGCTTCCATTTACTAACTTTATGCACTTGGTCTTCCACTGTTCTGACATGGTTTTCAGTGGcttccattaaaaaaatgttatgtcAGTACAATAGAGATTTGAGGTAGTGGGTTCATTTAATAGGCATCCCAAAATCTTCGTTTTTATTTCACTCAAGTTGGGATTATGTATGCTTCTTTCAATAAATGATGTTCATAAAATAGTGCCTTACAATTGTTCATTGCATCCGGGTTGTACTTCAAGAGTCCAGTCAAGTGAAGATCCCTCAGAATTTGGGGTTTTGTTTcgtttttccctttctttctattcCTAGTCAAGTGCCAAGTATTGATTTTTCTGCCATACTTTGTGCCTCAGAAGTGTCAagaggccttttttttttagtgaaaagtaaaatttttgtaTATGATAAATGGGAATTGAAATTGATGCGTGATGGTTAGTAAAGTTTATAGGATCATTCATATTGCTTACAGGGAAATCATGCATGCAATGTGGAAACCTCAGAAATTCAAGTACATTTATCTCCTGGCCACCCTCTATGTATTCACCCTTACACTTCCATCTGCGATTGCCATGTACTGGGCCTATGGCGACCAACTTCTGACCCATGCCAACGCCTTTGCGCTCCTTCCCCGGAATGGATGGCGTGATGCTGCAGTTATTTTAATGCTCATTCACCAGGTCCATACACTTTCCCCTTAGACTTGATTGCGTTACCTATGTAAGTAGCCTGATGCACCAATgaaataagagtaatgctacgtatAAGAGAATACGTAAGCGTCgtacaatcgttttgaaaaagtgtgagatttattattaaaaaattattattttttcacgtagattctatatttactcacttttttcaaaaagattgtgCGGCATTTGCACACTCCACGATTACAAGAAATAATACGAAATTGTTTCATGTTATTGCCAGAGCTATTTAGTGGGAATTGTTGTTGCCAGAGctttaattatttctttgagCAACACTGAAACATGTCGATCGATGCTGTTTCACAAACTCCGTTTTTAACCAACAACATCTTCCCttcaacaaaaattaatttacacGTTTGAGCTGATTTATTTGATATCATGATTGGCAGTTCATAACTTTTGGGTTTGCTTGTACGCCCTTGTATTTCGTGTGGGAGAAAGTTATAGGAATGCACGACACGAAGAGCATATTTTTAAGGGCACTGGTGCGTTTGCCTGTGGTGATACCAATCTGGTTCTTGGCCATTATATTTCCTTTCTTTGGCCCCATCAACTCGGCTGTGGGGCTCTTTTGGTCAGCTTCACGGTCTACATCATCCCCTCTTTAGCGCATATGTTCACTTTCAGATCTGCCTCCGCAAGACAGGTAAATTGTTTAATCTCCCCGCgtcttatcttcattttttttggttGTAGTACTCATATCCATCTGGCATTGTCTAGTCCACCATTGAAGTTGTTAATGCATTACCACCTGCCTCACTTCCATCCATAATGTCGACTATTGCAATCTGGTGGACACACATGCTTATATCTGGTGTGTGTGGTGGTCGAAATAGTTCTTATATCCATATAAGCCAGCATATTGCTCATTTACACAATCTTAATCACTGTTTAGTCAATCTCAGCTATTGAATTATTAGAGAGAGGGGTGATATTCTGACCCCCGAGCAATTTATAATTGTCTTCCTTGCTGTTGTCAAGTCTTTAAGCTGTTAGTGGTGAGCCAAGAGCGTACCTAATATTAATCTGTTTTAAGGTCGTGTCTACAGATTTTCTGTAGCCTGTCATTTTGTCGTTCTGTCAATGTTAGATTCAAGatttgttgattttgagaaGCTTCAGGATCTCAATATAAAattcccctttttctttcttggggGATGAAATTTCAGAAACTCATTTTGTGAGCCCCATTGATTTACCTTCTTACAGTCACTAGTAAGCGTTTGGGTTCGGGGTTCGGAACACAAGGATGCACCCAAATTTACATGGGCACAAAACTACAGGGTGTTACAGCTATACTTGCCTCTTATGACAAAATAGAAAGGGCGAGGTCTTAATTGTTTGAGGATATGGATCCAGCTTTTCGATTTGGCTTGGAAGTGACTTTCAATCCCATAAACAAATATAGCCCCACAAACTCTTCAGGAAATTTATGAGAAAGAGATGCGGTTGGTGGCATCTCCTTGTCATTCAGTTATTTCAGACTGTCACATTTCTACTCTTCTTGTACTGGCCACCTCTTGGAATGCTTTGGTCCAAGCCAATTCAACTCTAGGAGTTGACCCTACTTAGTTCACCAGTCTTATTCTTGGACCTAACTGCGACTTCCAATGACTTTGCTGAGCCGAAGCATTGAGCTTACTCTGCTAAATTATactaatgaaaatgaaaagagaattAATTACTCCCATCTTCCTATCTTATTGCAGATTTGCTTAGTTTTTTGACTGCATGTACTTTCTCTCCCTACTTGTTTAAGCAAAACTGAGTAGTATTTCAGCTTCGAAATTAAACTGTGACAATGTCTACGTAGCAGAACCCATTTATTTATCCCTGACATTTAGTTGTGTAACTCTGGTGTATGCAGAATGCAGCAGAGAAGCTTCCATTCTTCCTTCCGAGCTGGACTGCCATTTATGTAGTGAACACGTTTATAGTGGTATGGGTGCTGGTAGTCGGATTTGGCTTTGGAGGGTGGGCCAGCATGAACAACTTCATCAACCAAGTTGACACTTTCGGCCTCTTTGCCAAGTGCTATCAGTGCCCGCCCCGAACCACAGCCGCGAAAAATCACTAATTTTCTCAGGCATATTACATAAGGAGCATCAGCATTTCCCCTTGTGCATGCGGTGTGCTGTATTTTCCCTATCCTTTTGTTACGTCTAGTATTGTGAAAGGTGTTCTCCTTTTAGTTATATCAAAGCAATGCTTATATTTGGATATCTTTTTCCCCAAGTATACAAGTAAACAATATATTCAGATGATCATGCCAATTATAAAGGCCAAGGGCGCCAACCAAGAACACTTATAATTTGATATGGAATGCATGCAGAAATAGTCATTATTACTATCATCTTGGCAAAATCTTACAAAATCTCCCATATCTGTTTCTATGAGTTTTGGTATATGCTTCCGTGGCCATTGTATTTGCTTCACGTACGTGGCTTTCAAATTCGGAAACTTGTGTCTAGCTAGCATATTCCAGCTCCTTTGCATGTGAATTCACGTGAATATTACAAAACAGTGTAGTCTGTATTATTATGATTAATAATCTAAATTAAGCCACCTCTGACTGgctcttgtttattttttctcactCACATGAACACAACGTTATacaatatatgtgtgtgtgtgtcgtTTTGCGGCATAATCACGCTGTCTTATACGCTGACTAGTCAAATGCAGTGGATTAAACATGGGTCCCTCGATCTCGTTGATGTGGATGGCTTCATGTAAAGGTGCATGGTTTGGTGTTTGTAGCTAATTTCAACTTTAGTATATACAGCAAGAACTAGCGAACAGCTTCCGCTCAAGCttcgttcttcttctttttcccgcATTTAGGCATTATGATAAAGCTTCGGCGTGGGGACGTCCAAGACAAAACAAGAGATGATGAATTTGCTTTTTTAAGTTGCGCAGGAGCAAATTGGTCCCTATAATAGTTTATTTAAGCATTTTAAggctgtatttggatgttaaagtgagttgagttgagttgagatgataaaatattattagaatattattttttaatattattattattttagaatttgaaaaaattgaattgtttattatattttgtgttgaaatttaaaaaaattgtaatgatgagttgagatgaattcaAATAGATTGATGATCCAAATGAAACCTAAGTCAACGAAACTGAGAAATTGATTATGCTCCACCAATGCACAACGTGTCCTGCATCCTtgagataaaaaagttgaagtcCTCGTCTCAAATATCAATCTTTTTCCtgctcttcttttctttctcacttATAAGATGATGACAGAAACCAGCAACTTTAAAGAAAGTCtcttaagaaaaaatgaaaaaagagggAACGGGCTTTATCAAATAAAAGATGCCATTACCTCATCAAATCACACGTTCCCATTCTGTTCtgatcctttttctttcttgtttccatGCAAAAGCATATTTCTTTACAATACAAAAGTGTGAAAACAACAtctcagtcttttttttttttaaattgttgtgAGTACATAAATTCGTTATTGGGTAATAAATAGCGCCAACGTGATTTGGTGACCTAAAAATGGTTTGCTTCCGCTCCCCTTATTTAGCATTAGCAATGGCTTATACATCTTCatattcatcttaatatttatataatatctttctaAATTGAtctacattaaattatacatatttaaaattttgcatagttgtgaatagtatttcttcaaatctcctaatattattttactattttttctctctcctacccaTAAAAATCAACTTggtgaaatttgtattaagttgatggtataaaatgttttttagtacatattaatatttattgataaaattggtcattttgatatatgaaattagtaatatttagatatatagaATTGATATTTTAGATCACAtagtgctaattgtaaaatatataaaaataataattttaagaaaaaaaataaaaaaaataataaaaataataatattttcctattatttggttcaaaaatgcataatccaatatgagagtttttcttgatatgcaaaatcaatattcaaaagatgtgattttgaagatgcatatagagaaaccaatactagtgctctaagacttttggtttggttttccTAAAAAACCATTTGTCTTCCCTAAAGTGGTTCACTTCATCTAAGAAAATTCACTTCATCTATCAAGTATAAGTAATTGCCCTTAATAAATGAAGTGGTTAACCCTTgctatttttttatggatgCAATAATGAGAGTAATTCAAAAGTTGTAGAAGTAATAAGTAAGAGTCCCTAGTCTTGCATATGTAAATGGGCTCGTGTTTTCCATTAATTCAACCAACAAAAAGTTCTAAGGTAAAAAGACTAGAAGTCCCTTCCCTACAGAAAAATTTCTACTCTTTTTTATAGGTTTTTTAGTTCTCAAACCCAAATAGCCGATGGTAAAAATTTCTATAGAtctctttattcttttaagaaGTTTTACACTTACAACCGGAAATTTTCTCCTACGAATAAAGGTTTGCTCCTTTCTTTGCGATTTATTCAAGGGTTGATTAGATATGAAGCTTTTGGTAGTAAATATTGTCATTCTCAGCTGCACTTGCTAATGTGGCACATTTATGTAAATTCATTAATTAACCT
Above is a genomic segment from Juglans microcarpa x Juglans regia isolate MS1-56 chromosome 1D, Jm3101_v1.0, whole genome shotgun sequence containing:
- the LOC121239322 gene encoding LOW QUALITY PROTEIN: auxin transporter-like protein 2 (The sequence of the model RefSeq protein was modified relative to this genomic sequence to represent the inferred CDS: inserted 1 base in 1 codon) yields the protein MLPQKHAEEAMVSSFNLTERDDREEEKADESGLGLKSFLWHGGSVYDAWFSCASNQVAQVLLTLPYSFSQMGMLSGIILQVFYGLLGSWTAYLISILYVEYRSRKEKENASFKNHVIQWFEVLDGLLGPYWKAVGLAFNCTFLLFGSVIQLIACASNIYYIDDHLDKRTWTYIFGACCATTVFIPSFHNYRIWSFLGLGMTTYTAWYLTIGALVNGQAEGVTHSGPTKLVLYFTGATNILYTFGGHAVTVEIMHAMWKPQKFKYIYLLATLYVFTLTLPSAIAMYWAYGDQLLTHANAFALLPRNGWRDAAVILMLIHQFITFGFACTPLYFVWEKVIGMHDTKSIFLRALVRLPVVIPIWFLAIIFPFFGPINSAXGALLVSFTVYIIPSLAHMFTFRSASARQNAAEKLPFFLPSWTAIYVVNTFIVVWVLVVGFGFGGWASMNNFINQVDTFGLFAKCYQCPPRTTAAKNH